In Nitrosomonas ureae, the sequence ACACGACAAAAGATAAATCTTACTTGAATCTTTTCCTTTGCTGCAAAGAATCGATACAAGAATCACTGTGCCTTTCTTTTTTCACAAAGAATTCATCAATATTTCATAAATGCGTCAAGGAAACTTAACAATGCCGCTTTATGCTGGGCGCCATCACTCATTCACTTAAAAGGTATTTATGATCAAGCATCAGACTCCTATCAAGGTGAGAAGCGTTTGGATCTCCGATGTGCATCTCGGATTTCGCGGTTGTCAGGCGGAAGCCCTGCTGCATTTCCTGCATTCGGTTGAAACCGACTATCTGTATTTGGTTGGAGATATCGTCGATTTCTGGAGTCTCAGGAAAAATCCGTTCTGGCCTCAGCACCATACCAACGTGATCCGCTCCATTCTGGGCAAAGCCAAGCATGGCACCAAAGTAATTTATATACCGGGTAATCACGATGAAGCTTTGCGCGATTGCACCGGGCATGTATTCGGTAATGTGGAAATCCATCAGGATTATGTGCACACCACAACCGATGGCAAGAAGTTACTTGTCATGCACGGTGACGAGTTTGACATGATTGTAAGAAATAGCCGCTGGCTCGCCAAGCTGGGCAATATCGCCTACGACACCTTGCTTGATCTCAACCACTATATCAATGGCTTGCGTAAATTCCTGGGTTACTCTTATTGGTCTCTTGCGGCCTATCTGAAGTTAAAGGTAAAAAACGCGGTCAGTTATATCAGCAGCTTTGAAGATGCCCTGGCGCATCTGGCCAAGGATCGCGGTGTTGATGGGGTAGTGTGCGGCCACATTCATCATGCCGAATTGCGGGAAATCAATTCGGTGTTGTACTGTAACGATGGTGATTGGGTAGAAAGTTGCTCCACCCTGTTGGAACATCTCGATGGATCATTGGAATTGGTTTTTTGGTCCGAGCGATTCGAGCAATACAAAAATCACCTGGAAGAAGAATTACTGGCTGGCAAAAATGCAGCTTAAACCCATTTGAAAGACTTACCGCACTCAAAGACTGTTTTAAGCCTGGATGGCGGCGGCAGTCATCTGCTCATTCAACTCAGCGTCCTGGCCTGCCTGGAAAATGATACCGGCACATCAACCTACGACTTATTCGATCTGATTGCCGGATCGTCGTCAGGTGGATTGATGACTTGTTTGATCTTGGGGCATCGCTGGAGCGCTCATCGCATCATTGAAAAAATTTTGCATGAAAAATTACTGGAAAAAATAATGGCCAAGCACCACTTCAGCCGTTTGATGAGTAAACTGCAAATCCGCCCCAAGTATCAAGGCATTCCAAAAAAACTGACGTTGCAGAAAGAATTGGGCAATCTAAGGCTATCATCGCTCGACAAGCAACTCTTCATTCCCTGTTTCAATCTCAATCAGGATCAATTGGAAATTTTTACCAATGACAGTCAACCGGATTTCCTGCTAAGCGAAATCGCCGATGCCTGCACCGCCGCCCCTTCGTATTATCCGCCGGTGCTATTGCAAGATGGCGGTTGGCGCATCGATGGCGGTATCGGGATGAATAACCCCGGCCTAAGCGCGTATCTTTACGCCCAGAAATGCTGGAATCAAAACCCGATCAAAATGCTATCCATTGGATCCGGCTGGCGCAGCTTCATAGTTAACGGCACAAAGGCCTGCAAATATGGTGGCTTGCAATGGTCAGCGCAAGGCATCGCTTCGATCATCCTCAGGGAAAAAATGTTAGCCAATGTCAGAACGACTACGGAAATTTTAGGTAACCAAGTGCTGTACATCAATCATTACCTGAAAGATTATGACATGCCCGATCAGATGGATTCAGCTAACAATAAAATTATCCAGAAAAAAGCTTTGGACATCGGAAAGCGCTGGTATGCCCTGCACCGGGAGCAGATTCATCAATGGCTGAAAGATCAATAGCTGTCAATGATTGGGCCATTGATAACCGCAGAAGCGATTCACGCCTGACCCGCACATCTCATGCCAGATTTAACTGTCACAAAACAACCAACAAATGGTCATTGTATTGTCATAGTCAGCCGCTAGACTGCACAGCGATCCAGTGAATAGTTCATGATATTGAATTCACTGCAAAAGACTAACCCATATCACAAGCGACCATGAAAATATTTTACGGAATCCAGGGAACAGGGAATGGCCATATTACACGCGGGAGGATTATGGCCAGGGAATTACAAGCTGCCAATCTGGAGGTTACTTATCAATTCAGCGGTAGACCGTGGGACAAATTTTTTGATATGGAAGTTTTCAATGGTTATCAATGGCGCCAAGGATTAACTTTCATCACGGAAAAAGGAAAAATTGATCATTTAAAAACCGTGTGGCATTCAAAACCCTTACGCTTTTTTAATGACATCAGGGAACTGGATTTGAGCAGTTATGATTTGGTCATCTGTGACTATGAACCGGTCACCGCTTGGGCTGCACGGCGGCAAAACAAAAAAACTATTGGCATCAGCCATCAATACGCGTTTCATTACAACATACCTCGTGCTGGCAATGATCCGGTCTCTGAAACCATCATGCAAAATTTCGCCCCGGTCGATACCCGCATCGGCCTGCATTGGCATCATTTTCATCAACCCTTGTTACCACCGGTGATCGAAACGCCTTATGTGCCGCAACAAATTCAGAAAAACAAAATCATCGTCTACTTGCCTTTTGAAGATCAGCAGCAAGTCATGTCAATATTAGCGCCTTTCAAATCATTTGATTTCTTGTTGTACTCCCCGGAAGTTATGGCTTCCGTGCATGCGCATATCCACTGCAATCCCTTATCGTTGCAGGGCTTTCAGAAAGATTTATCGGATTGCGCAGGCATTATTTGCAACGCAGGTTTTGAGTTAGCCAGCGAATCACTGCAGCTCGGCAAGAAAATCCTGGTCAAACCTCTGCATGCGCAAATGGAACAAGCTTCAAATGCCCTGGCTTTGCAAACATTAGGTTACGGACGAATGATGCCTATCATGGACGCAGCAATCATTGAACAATGGTTACATGAGACCCGCGCCATCCGTGTAACTTTCCCCAATACAGCCAGATATTTGGTGCAATGGATCAAGGACGGTATGCCACAGATCGATCAATCATGGTGCAATCGGATTTGGTCCGAGGTTAAGGTTATTCCCGTTGAAATACCATAAATTCTAACCGACTTGAATTCACTACATTTATGAACGCCAGTCTCCTGTTTAAGCCTAGCCCACTGATTATAAGAATACCCTCGCCGGAAAAGATCCTGATTATTTACAACCCGATATCCAGTGCCGGTAACACGGAAGCACTCGCAAACAAACTGGACAAGGAATTAACGCTTCACGGAAAAATCGTTGAAGTATTAACATCCGAGAAAAAAACCAAGGGCTATACCCGCATCACGGAAAAAATTGCTGCCA encodes:
- a CDS encoding UDP-2,3-diacylglucosamine diphosphatase, yielding MIKHQTPIKVRSVWISDVHLGFRGCQAEALLHFLHSVETDYLYLVGDIVDFWSLRKNPFWPQHHTNVIRSILGKAKHGTKVIYIPGNHDEALRDCTGHVFGNVEIHQDYVHTTTDGKKLLVMHGDEFDMIVRNSRWLAKLGNIAYDTLLDLNHYINGLRKFLGYSYWSLAAYLKLKVKNAVSYISSFEDALAHLAKDRGVDGVVCGHIHHAELREINSVLYCNDGDWVESCSTLLEHLDGSLELVFWSERFEQYKNHLEEELLAGKNAA
- a CDS encoding patatin-like phospholipase family protein; the protein is MKDLPHSKTVLSLDGGGSHLLIQLSVLACLENDTGTSTYDLFDLIAGSSSGGLMTCLILGHRWSAHRIIEKILHEKLLEKIMAKHHFSRLMSKLQIRPKYQGIPKKLTLQKELGNLRLSSLDKQLFIPCFNLNQDQLEIFTNDSQPDFLLSEIADACTAAPSYYPPVLLQDGGWRIDGGIGMNNPGLSAYLYAQKCWNQNPIKMLSIGSGWRSFIVNGTKACKYGGLQWSAQGIASIILREKMLANVRTTTEILGNQVLYINHYLKDYDMPDQMDSANNKIIQKKALDIGKRWYALHREQIHQWLKDQ
- a CDS encoding MJ1255/VC2487 family glycosyltransferase, whose amino-acid sequence is MKIFYGIQGTGNGHITRGRIMARELQAANLEVTYQFSGRPWDKFFDMEVFNGYQWRQGLTFITEKGKIDHLKTVWHSKPLRFFNDIRELDLSSYDLVICDYEPVTAWAARRQNKKTIGISHQYAFHYNIPRAGNDPVSETIMQNFAPVDTRIGLHWHHFHQPLLPPVIETPYVPQQIQKNKIIVYLPFEDQQQVMSILAPFKSFDFLLYSPEVMASVHAHIHCNPLSLQGFQKDLSDCAGIICNAGFELASESLQLGKKILVKPLHAQMEQASNALALQTLGYGRMMPIMDAAIIEQWLHETRAIRVTFPNTARYLVQWIKDGMPQIDQSWCNRIWSEVKVIPVEIP